Below is a genomic region from Gemmatimonadota bacterium.
CGGGGTGCTGTTCGGCGAGGGTGATGACGCCGACACGAGCTACGAGGGGAGGTTCATCCTCCTCCGCCGTTTCGTCTTCTGACCGGCGCTCCAGATGAGAATTCCGATGCCCGAGCCAGCGCAGACGTTGTCGCGTGACGCCCGCCTCCGGCCGAGGGCCGTCCTCGCAGCCGTGCTCGCGGCGTGCGCGGCGTGGAGCGGCTGCGACGAGAAGGGGCCGGACGCCTTCGCCCCCGTGATCTTCGGATTCGAGGATACCGGCGCGATCTCGGGCACGGTGACGTCCGGCGGGGTCGGAATCCCGGCGATGGTCTCGCTCAGCGGACCCGTATCGGATACCGAGACGACCGACGCGCAGGGCGGCTTCTTTTTCTCGGACCTGGCGGCCGGTTCTTACATGCTGATGGCGACGGCGGACGGGTTCGACTGCGAGCCGACCACCGCCTCCGTCAGCGCCGGCCAGACGGCGCAGGCCGCGATCGTGTGCACGGCCGTCGTGCTCGACGGCTCCGTCGTCGGCCAGGTCACCGTGGACGGCCAACCGGAGGCGGGGGTGACGGTGACGCTGGACGGGGGG
It encodes:
- a CDS encoding carboxypeptidase-like regulatory domain-containing protein, whose amino-acid sequence is MPEPAQTLSRDARLRPRAVLAAVLAACAAWSGCDEKGPDAFAPVIFGFEDTGAISGTVTSGGVGIPAMVSLSGPVSDTETTDAQGGFFFSDLAAGSYMLMATADGFDCEPTTASVSAGQTAQAAIVCTAVVLDGSVVGQVTVDGQPEAGVTVTLDGG